AGAACCTTCAGGTTGTCGCGGACGGTCGCAAACGTGGAAAGGCACTGATTGCAGAAGCATTGGATATGTTTCCCGCACTGACCACGCTCCTCGATCGGCGAGCGGGCTTGCTCTCTGGTGGGCAAAGACAACAACTCGCCATCGCCCGCGCTCTCATCACCGAACCGAAGATTCTGATCCTCGACGAGCCCACCGAAGGCATCCAACCCAACGTCGTGGCCGAGATCGAACGCACCATCATCGATCTCACCAACCGCGGCGATCTCGGAGTTCTCCTGGTCGAACAGCACATCGGTTTTGCGCTCCAGTCGGCGCAGCATTACAGCGTTCTCGCGGCCGGTCATGTGACGTCGACCGGAGAGGGAGGCACCACATCCACTGACGCCGTCCGCCGAGCGATGGCCATCTGACATGTCCCCCGTCGAACATTCGACCGGGTCGCTGCGGGATCAGGTGTATCAGTCGATCCGGGCCGATCTGATGACCGGGAAAATCACGCCGGCAGAACGCCTGAGTGAGGAGCGGCTAGCCCAGATCTACGGTGTTTCGAGAACTCCGGTGCGAGAAGCTCTGGCCCGGTTGCAATCTGACGGTTTGGTTCAACGAGGCGAGCACGGGCTGTACCCGTACCGGCCGCGCCTGGAAGACCTCAACGGATTGTACGAGCTGCGAATACTGCTCGAACTACAGGGAATTCGCCGAGTGCTCGACACCGAGTACGCCCGGCACAACGCTGATGTTCTGGGAGCCGAACTCGACAAGTGGTATGCGTTGCGCACGCACTCACCCAACCCGGATTCCAGCTTTGTCACCCTCGACGAGGAGTTTCACACGGCGCTGTTGGTCTCGGCCGGAAATCCCGCACTGACCGAGGCCTTGGCTACCGTCAATGCCAAGATCCGGCCGGTGCGGATGTTCGACTATCCGACGCCGGCCGGAATCGAAGCTACGGTCGACGAGCACATCGCGATCGCTGAACTCGTCCTCGACAACAAGCTGCCGCAAGCCTTGGACTCATTGCGGGCGCACATCGACGACGGGCGGCTCGTGGTAGTCGAGCACGCCCGCCAGGCACTGTCGTTGGCGGCCCTGGCGAGCGCGGTTCGATACTGAAAGCGTCGGCGCGGGACATCTCGGTTCCGACCTTTTTGGGTGTTGAGGAAATAGGAATGCACTCCAGGCGGTTGCACCTCACAACAAGACTTTTCTGCCTGCCTCGAAAGGTGCCCACTTCATGTCGGTTCCACTCTCCATCCTCGATCTTGCGCACATCGGCCAGAACGAGACCGCCAAAGACAGCTTCGACGCCAGTGTGACGCTGGCGCAGCGAGCCGAGGAGTGGGGCTACCAGCGAATCTGGTACGCGGAGCACCACAACATGGGCTCCATCGCGTCGTCCGCGACCAGTGTCCTGATCGGCCACGTTGCAGCTCACACCACCAAAATCCGGCTTGGTGCCGGTGGCATCATGCTCCCCAACCACGCACCGCTCACCATCGCCGAACAGTTCGGCACGCTCGAGACACTGCACCCCGGACGCATTGATCTTGGTCTCGGCCGCGCTCCCGGCAGCGATCAGAAGACGATGCAGGCTCTGCGCCGCGACCCCAGTTCGTCCGACAGCTTCCCTCAGGACGTCCTCGAACTTCAGGGATATCTCGGCGACACATCGCGTATTCCCGGCATCAACGCGGTGCCCGGTAAGGGCACCCACGTCCCCCTCTACATCCTCGGTTCGTCGTTGTTCGGTGCAAAACTGGCCGCCATGCTCGGCCTCCCGTACGCGTTTGCGTCACATTTTGCGCCCAACGCGCTTCGCGACGCCGTGACCATCTACCGCCGCGAATTCAAGCCGTCGGAGCAGT
The nucleotide sequence above comes from Rhodococcus sp. KBS0724. Encoded proteins:
- the urtE gene encoding urea ABC transporter ATP-binding subunit UrtE yields the protein MLEIKDVRAGYGRTEVIHGISLTVPGNGVAAVMGHNGAGKTTLLRAAVGLIKPTGGTILLNGEDITTLRPSARVARGLAYVPQGQQSFGQLTTAENLQVVADGRKRGKALIAEALDMFPALTTLLDRRAGLLSGGQRQQLAIARALITEPKILILDEPTEGIQPNVVAEIERTIIDLTNRGDLGVLLVEQHIGFALQSAQHYSVLAAGHVTSTGEGGTTSTDAVRRAMAI
- a CDS encoding GntR family transcriptional regulator, whose amino-acid sequence is MSPVEHSTGSLRDQVYQSIRADLMTGKITPAERLSEERLAQIYGVSRTPVREALARLQSDGLVQRGEHGLYPYRPRLEDLNGLYELRILLELQGIRRVLDTEYARHNADVLGAELDKWYALRTHSPNPDSSFVTLDEEFHTALLVSAGNPALTEALATVNAKIRPVRMFDYPTPAGIEATVDEHIAIAELVLDNKLPQALDSLRAHIDDGRLVVVEHARQALSLAALASAVRY
- a CDS encoding LLM class flavin-dependent oxidoreductase, which translates into the protein MSVPLSILDLAHIGQNETAKDSFDASVTLAQRAEEWGYQRIWYAEHHNMGSIASSATSVLIGHVAAHTTKIRLGAGGIMLPNHAPLTIAEQFGTLETLHPGRIDLGLGRAPGSDQKTMQALRRDPSSSDSFPQDVLELQGYLGDTSRIPGINAVPGKGTHVPLYILGSSLFGAKLAAMLGLPYAFASHFAPNALRDAVTIYRREFKPSEQLAEPYVIAGVNVIAADTTEQAQQEFLESKRNRVSLLLGRGRTFTDDEADMLLDSPAGQQVLQMARYSAVGTPAEVRAYLDEFTEHAQADELITVSTGTNRAAWLRTFELLADVSNLVPA